The following are encoded together in the Planctomycetota bacterium genome:
- a CDS encoding adenylate/guanylate cyclase domain-containing protein, translating into MDTALARRRAHIVLVGAAIGAALGFAYMLAIEPPGWAAAARGMAAGAAIAGGVTLLETYGAASAAGRALRRLPFAAFVAVKVGLWIVWIMPVLAVVRHFAPPTERGTFVLAGDALYSLAVSFVIVSLMEVDRLLGPGVLWRLVIGRYHRPVLEDRAFLLLDIESSSGIAEDIGDERFLGLLHRVITDVSEAIVAHGGEIYRFVGDGIIVSWPTVAAVRDARILHCLAAVVAVMERNRETYRSEFGVAPLGRAAMHAGPIAVGEVGDARREIAFLGDTLNTASRMDQECRKLGRRALISSDLLARLAVPDGMRVESLGDVMLRGKSHTVALHAIEIG; encoded by the coding sequence ATGGATACCGCGCTCGCCCGTCGTCGCGCCCACATCGTTCTCGTCGGCGCCGCGATCGGCGCCGCGCTCGGATTCGCCTACATGCTGGCGATCGAGCCGCCCGGCTGGGCCGCCGCCGCGCGCGGCATGGCCGCGGGCGCCGCGATCGCCGGCGGCGTGACGCTCCTCGAGACCTACGGAGCCGCGAGCGCGGCAGGCCGCGCCCTGCGCCGCCTCCCCTTCGCCGCCTTCGTCGCGGTCAAGGTTGGGCTCTGGATCGTCTGGATCATGCCGGTGCTCGCCGTCGTGCGGCACTTCGCGCCGCCGACCGAACGCGGCACGTTCGTCCTCGCCGGAGACGCGCTCTACTCGCTCGCGGTGTCGTTCGTCATAGTCTCGCTGATGGAGGTCGATCGCCTGCTCGGGCCGGGCGTGCTGTGGCGGCTGGTGATCGGGCGCTACCATCGACCGGTCCTGGAGGATCGTGCTTTCCTGCTGCTGGACATCGAGAGTTCGAGCGGGATCGCCGAGGACATCGGTGACGAACGCTTTCTCGGCCTGCTCCACCGCGTGATCACCGACGTGAGCGAGGCGATTGTGGCACATGGCGGGGAGATCTACCGCTTTGTCGGCGACGGGATCATCGTCAGCTGGCCGACCGTGGCGGCGGTGCGCGACGCGCGCATCCTGCACTGCCTCGCCGCGGTTGTCGCCGTCATGGAGCGCAATCGCGAGACCTACCGCTCCGAGTTCGGGGTCGCGCCGCTGGGCCGCGCGGCGATGCATGCGGGTCCGATCGCGGTCGGCGAGGTCGGCGACGCCCGGCGCGAGATCGCGTTCCTCGGCGACACCCTCAACACCGCTTCCCGTATGGACCAGGAATGCCGGAAGCTGGGCCGGCGTGCGCTGATCTCGAGCGACCTGCTGGCGCGCCTCGCGGTGCCCGATGGCATGCGCGTCGAGTCGCTGGGCGACGTCATGCTGCGCGGCAAGAGCCATACGGTCGCGCTGCATGCGATCGAGATCGGCTGA
- a CDS encoding radical SAM protein has translation MPLAELGHWADERCRSLHGESIRTYVIDRNINYTNVCTAKCTFCAFRRDGDESDAYTLPTEKILEKIRELVAIGGTQILMQGGMNPELPLEWYVELLQAIKSAYPQVHVHAFSPPEFVEFVRFFKSGGATMEEKLESVMRVLHAAGLDSVPGGGGEIFAPAVRKKIGLGKCTAEEWLTVMRVAHKLGMNTSATMMFGHIEGFADRIHHMELVRQWQDRAIADFSHDGGGRCMAFISWPFQRENTPLGRAKGWDEEVGSGKQFPGDVVARLDGNGTKDADPEFGRRVRMSGATDYLRTQAISRLHLDNVWSIGSSWVTMGPLVGQAGLLHGANDMGSVMMEENVVSSAGTTYCLNEAEICRLIRDAGFLPAQRDNHYDLLRVHDGKDSPDLAVADWSLLRAKPLHRENHDKSKAPVTVTVGQTAIETQ, from the coding sequence ATGCCGCTGGCGGAACTCGGCCACTGGGCCGACGAGCGCTGCCGGAGCCTGCACGGCGAGAGCATCCGCACCTATGTGATCGACCGCAACATCAATTACACGAATGTCTGCACCGCCAAGTGCACCTTCTGCGCCTTCCGCCGCGACGGCGACGAGAGCGATGCCTACACGCTGCCGACGGAGAAGATCCTGGAGAAGATCCGCGAGCTGGTCGCCATCGGCGGCACGCAGATTCTGATGCAGGGCGGAATGAATCCCGAGTTGCCGCTTGAGTGGTATGTGGAGTTGCTGCAGGCGATCAAGTCGGCTTATCCGCAGGTCCATGTCCACGCGTTCAGTCCGCCGGAATTCGTGGAATTCGTGCGCTTCTTCAAATCAGGTGGCGCGACGATGGAAGAAAAGTTGGAGAGCGTGATGCGCGTCCTTCACGCGGCGGGCCTGGACAGCGTGCCGGGCGGCGGCGGGGAAATCTTCGCCCCCGCGGTGCGAAAGAAAATCGGACTGGGCAAATGCACTGCTGAAGAGTGGCTGACCGTGATGCGCGTGGCGCACAAACTGGGCATGAACACCAGCGCCACCATGATGTTCGGCCACATCGAGGGCTTCGCCGACCGCATTCACCACATGGAACTGGTCCGCCAGTGGCAGGACCGCGCGATTGCGGACTTCTCGCACGATGGGGGCGGCCGCTGCATGGCATTTATTTCCTGGCCCTTCCAGCGCGAAAATACGCCGCTGGGCCGGGCCAAAGGCTGGGACGAAGAAGTCGGGAGCGGCAAGCAATTCCCCGGCGATGTCGTGGCCAGGCTCGACGGCAACGGAACCAAAGACGCGGATCCCGAGTTCGGCCGCCGCGTGCGCATGAGCGGCGCGACCGACTATCTGCGCACGCAGGCGATCAGCCGCCTGCACCTGGACAATGTCTGGTCGATCGGCTCGAGCTGGGTGACGATGGGTCCGCTGGTCGGCCAGGCCGGGCTTCTTCATGGCGCCAACGACATGGGCAGCGTGATGATGGAGGAGAACGTGGTCAGCAGCGCGGGCACGACCTACTGCCTCAACGAAGCGGAGATCTGCCGGCTGATCCGCGACGCGGGTTTCCTGCCTGCGCAGCGTGACAACCACTACGACCTGCTGCGCGTCCATGACGGCAAAGACAGCCCGGATCTAGCGGTCGCGGATTGGAGCCTGCTCCGCGCCAAGCCGCTGCACCGCGAGAATCACGACAAGTCGAAGGCTCCGGTCACTGTCACTGTGGGCCAGACCGCCATCGAAACTCAATAG
- a CDS encoding MATE family efflux transporter has translation MKSTKPKKRAADADRDVPMTSIGPDDPADTLMAVAEIDADSFESGEIRSGRLAGKSMWSAIWILALPVLLQQLMAACVGMTDKILAGNLPSKVVVPAMDGIGIGTYVGWFTGIALAGLGVGGQAIIARAMGSGNKRDAHEALGASVTLGVVWGALVGLFMWLLAAPLAAVSGLSPEAAAHCSTYVSVIAWSMPFCGVMTVGGMCLHGAGETTKPSLISIGINVINLFASWMLSGVVLRFNGNELPAPLSIDPETWGVWGIAAGTSLSYIVGGIATVWVMVRGVKDLRLEKKTLKPKRKIAWRITRLGIPNFFEGLAMWGSSLFIMGFIGQIARGATGLPPHQGLIGAHMITVQWEAFSFLPGFAMGTAAGALAGQYLGAKNPQMARKAIWACTVLGMSIMGAMGILFMTEGRFLASIISSEPVHLDEVPKLLFACGTVQVFFALSMTVRQGLRGVGDVKWILAITVGSIYAIRLPLAWALGVWMGYGLAGIWWGLSLELGIRGLLFLARFRYGNWQRLRV, from the coding sequence ATGAAGTCGACGAAACCGAAGAAGCGAGCCGCCGACGCGGACCGCGATGTGCCCATGACCTCGATCGGCCCGGACGATCCTGCGGACACCCTCATGGCGGTCGCGGAGATCGACGCTGATTCGTTCGAATCCGGCGAGATCCGCTCCGGGCGACTGGCGGGCAAGAGCATGTGGAGCGCGATCTGGATTCTCGCGCTTCCGGTCTTGCTGCAGCAGCTCATGGCCGCCTGCGTGGGCATGACCGACAAGATCCTGGCGGGAAACCTGCCCAGCAAGGTGGTCGTGCCCGCGATGGACGGCATCGGCATCGGCACGTATGTGGGGTGGTTCACCGGCATCGCGCTGGCCGGGCTCGGCGTGGGCGGGCAGGCGATCATCGCCCGCGCGATGGGCAGTGGCAACAAGCGCGACGCGCACGAGGCGCTGGGCGCCAGCGTGACGCTGGGCGTCGTGTGGGGCGCGCTGGTCGGCCTCTTTATGTGGCTGCTGGCGGCGCCGCTGGCGGCGGTCTCCGGCCTTTCGCCCGAAGCTGCCGCGCATTGCTCCACCTATGTCTCGGTGATCGCCTGGAGCATGCCCTTCTGCGGCGTGATGACCGTGGGCGGCATGTGCCTGCACGGCGCGGGCGAGACCACCAAGCCGTCGCTGATCTCGATCGGCATCAACGTCATCAATCTCTTCGCCAGCTGGATGCTCTCGGGCGTGGTGCTGCGCTTCAACGGAAACGAGTTGCCCGCACCGCTCTCGATCGATCCTGAAACCTGGGGCGTGTGGGGCATCGCCGCGGGAACTTCGCTGAGCTACATCGTCGGCGGCATCGCGACGGTCTGGGTGATGGTCAGGGGCGTGAAGGATCTGCGGCTGGAGAAGAAGACGCTCAAGCCGAAGCGCAAGATCGCCTGGCGCATCACGCGGCTGGGCATTCCGAATTTCTTCGAGGGGCTGGCGATGTGGGGTTCCAGCCTCTTCATCATGGGCTTCATCGGGCAGATCGCCCGCGGCGCCACCGGACTGCCGCCACATCAGGGATTGATCGGCGCCCACATGATCACCGTGCAGTGGGAAGCCTTCTCGTTTCTTCCCGGGTTCGCCATGGGAACCGCGGCCGGCGCGCTGGCCGGGCAATACCTCGGCGCCAAGAATCCGCAGATGGCGCGCAAGGCGATTTGGGCCTGCACCGTGCTGGGCATGAGCATCATGGGCGCCATGGGAATTCTCTTCATGACCGAGGGAAGATTCCTCGCGTCGATCATTTCCAGCGAACCGGTGCATCTGGATGAGGTTCCGAAATTGCTTTTCGCCTGCGGCACGGTGCAGGTGTTCTTCGCGCTGAGCATGACGGTCCGGCAAGGGCTTCGCGGCGTGGGTGATGTGAAATGGATTCTGGCGATCACGGTGGGAAGCATCTATGCGATCCGCCTGCCGCTGGCGTGGGCGCTGGGCGTGTGGATGGGCTACGGACTCGCGGGCATCTGGTGGGGATTGAGCCTTGAGCTGGGCATCCGCGGGCTGCTTTTCCTGGCGCGCTTCCGCTACGGCAACTGGCAGAGACTCCGGGTCTGA
- a CDS encoding HEAT repeat domain-containing protein, giving the protein MHNLILPGVKWWPGIFALGGVALLAGCDTMTSDFNSFTNSFSPPSPAQAAQWALDPYDHENQRRGTVLLANAPWGGSPAYLSMYRLYVEDNSDPLVKASALDALARHGEVSDAELVAKQLQNKNIQVRIAAAKALQRIHDPKMTALLCSRGTDENEEAAVRTEIAIALGQYAADDSFQALCAMVDHRELAVNLAANDSLRLLTDHDFALDRRLWLSWYRATKTPFRRELQYLYPTYQREKGFWDYITFWAPLNFEKPGVPVGMDEAKLPPSTAPDDFQNLGNSPK; this is encoded by the coding sequence ATGCACAACCTTATACTGCCCGGCGTGAAATGGTGGCCCGGAATTTTCGCGCTCGGCGGAGTGGCTCTCCTGGCGGGTTGTGACACCATGACGAGCGATTTCAACTCCTTCACGAATTCGTTTTCACCGCCCTCGCCGGCGCAGGCCGCCCAGTGGGCCCTGGATCCCTACGACCACGAGAACCAGCGCCGCGGCACCGTGCTGCTGGCCAACGCGCCGTGGGGCGGCAGCCCCGCCTACCTCAGCATGTACCGGCTCTATGTCGAGGACAACTCCGATCCGCTGGTCAAGGCAAGCGCGCTGGACGCGCTGGCCCGACACGGCGAGGTGAGCGACGCCGAGCTCGTCGCCAAACAACTGCAGAACAAAAACATCCAGGTGCGCATCGCGGCCGCGAAGGCATTGCAGCGCATCCATGATCCCAAGATGACCGCTCTTCTCTGCTCGCGCGGAACCGACGAGAACGAGGAAGCCGCGGTCCGCACCGAGATCGCCATAGCGCTGGGCCAGTACGCCGCCGACGACTCCTTCCAGGCGCTCTGCGCCATGGTCGACCACCGCGAGCTGGCGGTGAATCTTGCGGCCAACGATTCGCTGCGCCTGCTGACCGATCACGACTTCGCCCTGGACCGCCGCCTCTGGCTGAGCTGGTATCGGGCGACCAAGACCCCCTTTCGGCGCGAGCTGCAATACCTCTATCCGACCTACCAGCGCGAAAAGGGGTTCTGGGATTACATCACCTTCTGGGCGCCGCTCAACTTCGAGAAGCCCGGCGTGCCGGTAGGCATGGACGAGGCGAAGCTGCCGCCTTCAACCGCGCCGGATGATTTCCAGAACCTGGGCAACTCACCGAAGTGA
- a CDS encoding MBL fold metallo-hydrolase, whose product MKLHAFALGRCETNAYVVEVAGKKGETGKLACWIVDPGEAPEPLLDFLRSSGLKPEAILLTHAHADHIAGLDQVRAMYPKIPVLAHAAEHEWFADPQLNLSYFMGEPISVSAPTGTLQQSQKLSLGGVEFEVLETPGHSPGSVTLHCPREKFAIVGDTLFQSSIGRTDFPGSDHATLMRSLNQVLMKLPDDTAILPGHGPPTTIAQERRSNPFLAGR is encoded by the coding sequence GTGAAACTTCACGCCTTCGCTCTCGGCCGCTGCGAAACCAACGCCTATGTAGTCGAAGTCGCGGGGAAAAAGGGAGAAACCGGGAAGCTCGCCTGCTGGATCGTCGATCCGGGCGAGGCGCCGGAGCCGCTGCTCGACTTCCTTCGCTCGTCGGGATTGAAGCCCGAGGCGATCCTGCTCACCCACGCGCATGCCGACCACATCGCCGGGCTGGATCAGGTTCGCGCGATGTATCCGAAGATTCCCGTGCTCGCCCACGCGGCGGAGCATGAGTGGTTCGCGGATCCCCAGCTCAATCTTTCCTATTTCATGGGCGAGCCGATCTCGGTTTCGGCGCCGACGGGCACGCTGCAGCAATCCCAGAAGCTTTCCCTTGGCGGTGTCGAGTTCGAAGTGCTCGAGACGCCCGGTCATTCGCCGGGCTCGGTGACTTTGCACTGCCCAAGGGAAAAATTCGCCATCGTCGGCGACACGCTCTTTCAAAGCTCGATCGGCCGCACGGATTTCCCCGGCAGCGATCATGCCACGCTGATGCGTTCCCTGAATCAGGTGCTCATGAAGCTGCCCGACGACACCGCGATCCTGCCGGGACATGGTCCGCCCACCACGATTGCACAGGAACGGCGCAGCAATCCATTCCTAGCGGGCCGCTGA
- a CDS encoding DUF885 domain-containing protein, producing the protein MRAKHHPLAEIISVGALVAIFFAVQPAGAQAVAGGAAKADAKPSSSAVLNQAFDSIQAFRDREDPMEAIANGRPADAFRISDQSAAATARRNKETIALLGALKSVPRDGLSETELLDLDLVLRDLELSVQSQKFQEHLLVIGPLGGPQQNIPQMSERMPFERGRDLEAHAARLEQVPKQLADQQALLEEGLRLHITQPKVILQGMDSQFDAVIAGKLEALRAPFLRTYPDLTPEQKQALAARGDKAIEKILASLTTFRDFVKNKYIPGCSDEIACASLPNGPEWYAFRLKQQTTTTKTPQEIHAIGLAEVARIRAEMLQVIRRTDWFTPDSALASLPDDELFSRFTAFLRSDPRFYYQSAEELLRGYRDVCKGIDAHLPALFGRLPRLTYGVREIPRFMAPSQTTAYYQQGSLDAGNPGWFYANTFALNQRPKYEMIPLALHEAVPGHHLQIALAQELPQRHTVRRDMGFTAFVEGWALYAERLGIEMKLFDDPYNDFGRLLYEMWRSCRLVVDTGMHSMGWSRDKAVAFMKSNTALSELNIEREIDRYISWPGQACAYKLGELEIRRLRSAAEKELGASFDLRAFHDAILGDGALPLDVLEARMTKWIAAKKAAGSAAR; encoded by the coding sequence ATGCGAGCCAAGCACCATCCTCTTGCGGAAATCATTTCGGTCGGCGCCCTTGTTGCGATCTTCTTCGCGGTTCAACCGGCGGGCGCACAGGCCGTCGCCGGCGGCGCCGCGAAAGCGGATGCCAAGCCAAGCAGCTCCGCCGTGCTCAACCAGGCCTTCGACTCCATCCAGGCCTTCCGCGACCGCGAAGACCCGATGGAGGCGATCGCCAATGGCCGCCCCGCGGACGCCTTCCGCATCAGCGACCAGAGCGCGGCCGCCACCGCGCGGCGCAACAAAGAGACGATCGCGCTGCTGGGCGCGCTCAAGAGCGTTCCGCGCGACGGCCTGAGCGAAACGGAGCTGCTCGACCTGGACCTGGTCCTGCGTGACCTCGAGCTCAGCGTGCAGTCGCAGAAATTTCAGGAGCACCTGCTGGTGATCGGGCCGCTGGGCGGGCCGCAGCAGAACATCCCGCAGATGTCAGAGCGCATGCCGTTTGAGCGCGGCCGCGATCTGGAAGCTCACGCGGCGCGACTTGAGCAGGTTCCCAAGCAGCTCGCCGACCAGCAGGCCCTGCTCGAGGAGGGTCTGCGCCTGCACATCACCCAGCCCAAGGTGATTCTGCAGGGAATGGATTCGCAGTTCGATGCAGTGATCGCCGGAAAGCTGGAGGCGCTGCGGGCCCCCTTCCTGCGCACCTATCCCGACCTGACCCCCGAGCAGAAGCAGGCGCTGGCTGCCCGCGGCGACAAGGCGATCGAGAAGATCCTGGCGTCGCTGACGACCTTCCGTGATTTCGTGAAGAACAAGTACATCCCCGGCTGCAGCGACGAGATTGCCTGCGCCTCGCTGCCCAACGGACCGGAGTGGTACGCCTTCCGCCTGAAGCAGCAGACCACCACCACCAAGACGCCGCAGGAGATCCACGCCATCGGACTGGCCGAGGTCGCCCGCATCCGCGCCGAGATGCTGCAGGTGATCCGGCGCACCGACTGGTTCACCCCGGATTCGGCGCTGGCTTCCCTCCCCGACGACGAATTGTTCTCGCGCTTCACGGCCTTCCTGCGGAGCGATCCGCGCTTCTATTACCAGAGCGCCGAGGAATTGCTGCGCGGCTACCGCGATGTCTGCAAGGGCATCGACGCCCACCTGCCGGCGCTCTTCGGGAGATTGCCGCGCCTGACCTACGGCGTGCGCGAGATCCCCCGCTTCATGGCCCCCAGCCAGACCACCGCCTACTACCAGCAGGGCAGCCTGGACGCGGGCAATCCCGGCTGGTTCTACGCCAACACCTTCGCACTGAATCAGCGACCCAAGTACGAGATGATTCCGCTGGCCCTGCACGAGGCGGTGCCCGGACACCACCTGCAGATCGCGCTCGCTCAGGAATTACCGCAGCGCCACACGGTGCGGCGCGACATGGGCTTCACCGCCTTCGTGGAGGGGTGGGCGCTCTACGCGGAGCGGCTGGGCATCGAGATGAAGCTCTTCGACGATCCCTACAACGACTTCGGCCGACTGCTCTACGAGATGTGGCGCTCCTGCCGACTCGTGGTGGACACCGGCATGCACTCGATGGGCTGGAGTCGCGACAAGGCGGTGGCGTTCATGAAATCCAACACCGCCTTGAGCGAGTTGAACATCGAGCGCGAGATCGACCGCTACATCAGTTGGCCCGGCCAGGCCTGCGCCTACAAGCTTGGCGAGCTCGAGATCCGGCGGTTGCGCAGCGCGGCCGAGAAGGAGCTCGGCGCTTCGTTCGACCTGCGCGCCTTCCACGACGCGATCCTTGGTGATGGCGCCCTGCCGCTGGATGTGCTCGAGGCCCGCATGACCAAGTGGATCGCGGCGAAGAAGGCGGCGGGATCAGCGGCCCGCTAG
- a CDS encoding ABC transporter substrate-binding protein, with protein sequence MPIELTLGHSPDPDDAFMWWPLFGVDGGEPEVSDDRFRFVQVCDDIESLNRRSAGDASRLLDITAMSCANLPLVVERYCATACGSSVGDGYGPKLVSRDPMTTAQLKEPGVVIAVPGVRTTSFMVLSLLLGPGKFQYKEVPFDQLMEAVESGEFPAGVVIHEGQLQFQDRGLHLVQDLGAWWKQQTQLPLPLGLNAIRRDLDARYGAGTSRSVQRLLERSVEHAMQHRDKGIEYAMKFARGMDQGLAGTFVDLYVNRMSLDFGPRGENAILRLLSDAAAAGLVPAVRSTESLFAAR encoded by the coding sequence ATGCCGATTGAACTGACGCTTGGCCACAGCCCGGATCCCGACGATGCCTTCATGTGGTGGCCGCTTTTCGGCGTGGATGGCGGGGAACCCGAAGTCAGCGACGATCGCTTCCGCTTTGTGCAGGTGTGCGACGACATCGAGTCGCTGAACCGCCGCTCGGCGGGCGATGCGAGTCGGCTGCTGGACATCACGGCGATGAGCTGCGCCAACCTGCCGCTGGTGGTCGAGCGCTACTGCGCCACTGCGTGCGGCAGCAGCGTGGGCGACGGCTACGGACCCAAGCTCGTTTCGCGCGACCCCATGACCACGGCGCAACTGAAGGAACCCGGCGTGGTCATCGCCGTGCCCGGAGTGCGGACGACTTCCTTCATGGTGCTCAGCCTGCTCCTTGGGCCCGGCAAGTTTCAATACAAGGAAGTTCCCTTCGACCAATTGATGGAAGCGGTGGAGTCGGGCGAATTTCCCGCCGGCGTGGTGATCCACGAGGGGCAGCTCCAATTCCAGGACCGCGGTCTCCACCTGGTGCAGGATCTCGGCGCCTGGTGGAAGCAGCAGACGCAACTGCCGCTGCCGCTGGGTCTCAACGCCATCCGCCGTGATCTCGACGCGCGCTACGGCGCCGGCACCTCGCGCAGCGTCCAGCGATTGCTCGAGCGCTCGGTGGAGCACGCGATGCAACATCGCGACAAGGGAATCGAATACGCCATGAAGTTCGCCCGCGGCATGGACCAGGGGCTCGCCGGAACCTTCGTCGACCTCTACGTGAACCGCATGTCGCTGGACTTCGGTCCGCGCGGTGAAAACGCCATCCTTCGCCTGCTTTCCGATGCGGCGGCGGCCGGGCTGGTCCCCGCGGTGCGCTCCACCGAATCTCTCTTCGCCGCTCGATAA
- a CDS encoding acetolactate synthase has protein sequence MSLSPTPTEQGYTPPSVRQFGVFLDNKVGKLLDLLQKCDDQSGLNLAAFSILDSSDHAVVRLIFNNADAARVVLRSNQFTFSEVDLLVVELPEGKSLTNLCLHLLGAELNIRFAYPVMMRKQEAPTVAIAVDDLTLAGQILLRKGFRLLGEEDLV, from the coding sequence ATGAGCCTCTCACCCACGCCAACTGAACAGGGGTACACCCCGCCATCCGTGCGCCAGTTCGGCGTCTTCCTGGACAACAAGGTGGGCAAGCTGCTCGATCTGCTGCAGAAATGCGATGACCAATCGGGTCTGAATCTGGCCGCCTTCAGCATCCTGGACTCGAGCGACCATGCCGTTGTGCGTCTGATCTTCAACAACGCCGACGCCGCCCGCGTGGTGCTGCGCAGCAACCAATTCACCTTCAGCGAAGTGGACCTGCTGGTGGTGGAGCTGCCCGAGGGCAAGAGCCTCACCAATCTCTGCCTGCACCTGCTGGGCGCCGAGCTCAACATCCGCTTCGCCTATCCCGTCATGATGCGCAAGCAGGAGGCGCCCACGGTGGCGATCGCGGTGGACGACCTCACGCTCGCCGGCCAGATCCTGCTCCGCAAGGGTTTCCGCCTGCTGGGCGAAGAAGACCTCGTCTGA
- a CDS encoding CDGSH iron-sulfur domain-containing protein, with protein MARKVRMTATGPIKIEPQDKPIFICACGLTKNPPFCDASHKKCRDEPEGKCFVYDAEHQRVEIPE; from the coding sequence ATGGCACGCAAAGTCCGCATGACCGCCACCGGCCCGATCAAGATCGAGCCCCAGGACAAGCCCATCTTCATCTGCGCCTGCGGCCTCACCAAGAATCCGCCCTTCTGCGACGCGAGTCACAAGAAGTGCCGCGACGAGCCCGAGGGCAAGTGCTTCGTCTATGACGCCGAGCACCAGCGCGTCGAAATCCCGGAGTGA
- a CDS encoding 6-carboxytetrahydropterin synthase, whose translation MLLCRTVRFALSPVHPVELTSPRSNAYAAWPTAEGWHAHVSLEIAIAGEPDPRTGYLISIQEIDDIARRTALPLLDRSFREGGHQALVLKPVAEALKKELPFPLRFLILHQSRFLSFQYEDSMPNHATLTQSFEFAASHRLHCDDLDAAANQRIFGKCNNAAGHGHNYRLEVSVRSPIQDPPTFSLTQLEKAVREHAIDKLDHKHLNTDVASFAKTNPSVESIARVCHQWIVDPVKKLGGELVRVRVWETEKTSAIYPG comes from the coding sequence ATGCTGCTGTGCCGAACGGTTCGATTCGCCCTCTCTCCCGTTCACCCCGTCGAACTAACTTCTCCCAGATCCAACGCTTACGCCGCATGGCCGACCGCCGAGGGCTGGCACGCCCATGTCTCCCTTGAGATCGCGATCGCCGGCGAGCCCGATCCTCGCACCGGTTACCTGATTTCCATCCAGGAAATCGATGACATCGCCCGGCGAACCGCCCTGCCCCTACTGGATCGATCCTTTCGCGAGGGCGGTCACCAGGCCCTGGTTCTGAAGCCGGTCGCCGAGGCCTTGAAAAAGGAATTGCCCTTTCCGCTCCGGTTCCTGATTCTCCACCAAAGCCGCTTTCTTTCCTTCCAATATGAGGACTCCATGCCCAACCACGCCACCCTGACCCAATCCTTCGAGTTCGCGGCCAGCCATCGGCTTCATTGCGACGACCTGGATGCCGCCGCGAACCAGAGGATCTTCGGCAAGTGCAACAACGCCGCGGGGCATGGCCACAACTACCGCCTTGAGGTTTCGGTGCGCTCACCGATCCAGGATCCGCCGACTTTCAGCCTGACGCAGTTGGAAAAGGCGGTGCGGGAGCACGCCATCGACAAGCTCGATCACAAGCACCTCAACACGGATGTGGCGAGCTTTGCCAAGACCAATCCCAGCGTGGAATCGATTGCCCGGGTCTGCCACCAGTGGATCGTTGATCCCGTCAAGAAGCTCGGCGGCGAGCTGGTTCGGGTTCGGGTCTGGGAAACCGAGAAGACCTCGGCGATCTACCCCGGCTGA
- a CDS encoding YdjY domain-containing protein, with protein sequence MSQIKTRIPGFLFALASVLAAAAGCSPNAQPAKSDSDTTLAATSAAPAEIILSKGLSIDRAAGEIRVQGQIALRQGFLEQLVCGKGSREHESLVVVSVPASSIHAALLAANARAGHPGKWSLVPGTANDLRLEPPDGSPVDVEVQYTLRGETRRIPLGEWVEDARHKETFDSKAFVFAGSRFERDGRGGQRYAADVSGSIVGLVTFSDEVIGYSKVIPDQAMVSEPRWQAKTREMPPEGSDVLLILKVAKP encoded by the coding sequence ATGAGCCAGATCAAAACCCGCATTCCAGGATTTCTTTTCGCGCTGGCAAGTGTGCTCGCCGCCGCGGCAGGTTGCAGCCCCAATGCACAACCCGCCAAGAGCGACTCCGACACAACGCTCGCCGCGACTTCCGCCGCGCCCGCCGAAATCATTCTTTCCAAGGGGTTGTCGATCGACCGTGCCGCGGGGGAGATCCGCGTGCAGGGGCAGATCGCCCTTCGCCAGGGCTTTCTCGAGCAACTGGTCTGCGGAAAGGGAAGCCGCGAGCATGAATCGCTGGTCGTGGTCTCGGTCCCCGCCTCCAGCATCCACGCGGCGCTGCTGGCGGCCAACGCGCGGGCCGGCCATCCCGGCAAGTGGTCGCTCGTGCCCGGCACCGCCAACGATCTCCGGCTGGAGCCGCCCGACGGCTCTCCCGTTGACGTCGAGGTGCAGTACACCCTGCGCGGCGAGACGCGACGCATTCCGCTGGGTGAATGGGTTGAGGATGCCCGTCACAAGGAAACCTTCGATTCGAAGGCATTCGTCTTTGCGGGCAGCCGCTTCGAGCGCGACGGCCGCGGCGGTCAGCGCTATGCGGCGGATGTATCCGGCTCCATCGTGGGACTCGTGACTTTCAGCGACGAGGTGATCGGCTACTCCAAAGTCATTCCCGACCAGGCGATGGTCTCCGAGCCGCGCTGGCAGGCGAAGACGCGCGAGATGCCTCCCGAGGGAAGCGACGTGCTCCTCATCCTGAAAGTGGCCAAGCCGTAG